A region of Ferruginibacter albus DNA encodes the following proteins:
- a CDS encoding endonuclease NucS domain-containing protein: MTEIIINEDTLEQLIQKLQSFVWTGQSKQEIDLMRQDFAQTYDTAKLNSLTKEDYFAGLGRKQGCLAYDLEWGTKPLGSIKGGSKYKYGYETDFSKIKSLLQKVISVDASNAYKPDGKLSNDLENIISLSKEINGFKTGRTVIPKLLSIYFPNIFLPIFNDQDRFLNFLLVSGLDTENTGLALYFEYNFKLLKIKSRVEEIASRTLGNFEFARLLYYTFPKEQDEEIEGQPTILPVVQEEQKFEALEVQHYQTLLHRNMPRLFPKLKYFDEEQQMQKNGQYDTQVVGIMDMLTIDEKGDFVIIEIKRKAKDLSIGQILRYMGWTKEELRKNGQSVRGLIVAESKDVNLEFALKVVPDVKFLKLGLSITLVEQ; this comes from the coding sequence GCACAGACTTATGACACAGCAAAATTAAATAGCCTAACGAAAGAAGATTATTTTGCAGGACTTGGCAGAAAACAAGGTTGCCTTGCATACGACCTTGAATGGGGAACAAAACCACTTGGAAGTATAAAAGGTGGTTCAAAATATAAGTATGGTTATGAAACTGATTTTTCAAAAATAAAATCTTTACTTCAAAAAGTCATTTCAGTTGACGCCTCTAACGCATACAAGCCTGACGGAAAACTTTCCAACGATTTAGAAAATATTATAAGTCTATCAAAAGAAATCAATGGTTTCAAAACAGGCAGGACGGTTATACCAAAACTATTGAGCATTTACTTTCCTAACATTTTCCTTCCAATTTTTAACGACCAAGACCGTTTCTTAAACTTCCTTTTGGTTAGTGGGTTAGACACAGAAAACACAGGGCTTGCTTTATACTTTGAATACAATTTTAAACTTCTAAAAATTAAAAGCAGAGTTGAAGAAATTGCCAGCAGAACTTTAGGGAACTTTGAATTTGCAAGATTGCTGTATTATACATTTCCAAAAGAACAAGATGAAGAAATCGAAGGACAGCCAACAATTTTACCTGTAGTTCAAGAAGAACAAAAATTTGAAGCATTAGAAGTACAGCATTATCAAACTTTGCTTCACAGAAATATGCCAAGACTTTTTCCTAAGCTCAAATATTTTGACGAAGAACAGCAAATGCAAAAGAATGGACAGTACGACACACAAGTTGTTGGAATTATGGATATGCTGACCATTGACGAAAAAGGAGACTTTGTAATTATTGAAATAAAACGAAAAGCAAAAGATTTAAGCATAGGACAAATTTTACGTTATATGGGTTGGACAAAAGAAGAACTACGTAAAAACGGGCAATCAGTTCGTGGGCTAATCGTTGCGGAAAGTAAAGACGTAAATTTAGAGTTCGCTTTAAAAGTTGTTCCAGACGTAAAGTTTCTTAAGCTTGGACTAAGCATCACACTTGTAGAACAATAG